In Levilactobacillus brevis, a single genomic region encodes these proteins:
- a CDS encoding aggregation promoting factor surface protein, protein MKLKSLFMVMLMLVSMILPSVATVASTSITAEASVKYVCTLSKKEKRAKAWIANKESGGNYRASNGRYYGKYQLTRSYLKGDYSKANQEKTADKYAHSRYGTWVKAKRHWLSWGWF, encoded by the coding sequence TTGAAGCTGAAGTCATTATTTATGGTTATGTTAATGCTGGTTTCAATGATCCTCCCCAGTGTTGCGACGGTTGCTAGCACGAGTATCACTGCTGAGGCTAGCGTGAAGTATGTTTGCACCCTGTCTAAGAAGGAGAAGCGGGCCAAAGCCTGGATTGCCAACAAGGAATCTGGCGGAAACTACCGTGCTAGCAATGGCCGGTATTACGGTAAATATCAGTTGACGCGCTCATACTTGAAGGGTGACTACAGTAAGGCTAATCAAGAAAAGACGGCTGATAAGTATGCTCACAGCCGGTATGGCACGTGGGTTAAGGCCAAGCGCCATTGGTTATCCTGGGGCTGGTTCTAA
- a CDS encoding Hsp20/alpha crystallin family protein encodes MANDVMNRNFDFFDPMNFFNEVGNLGHDMFSGDNEMKTDVVEHDKDYVVTAELPGFKKDDIHVDYRDNTLRITGKSEVSQAAKDDDGRILRQERHSQNVARSFYLPNIDLKQVKAGFTDGVLTLTLPKQADVADHHEINID; translated from the coding sequence ATGGCTAATGATGTTATGAATCGGAACTTTGATTTCTTTGATCCAATGAATTTCTTTAATGAAGTGGGTAACTTAGGTCACGATATGTTCAGTGGTGATAACGAAATGAAGACGGATGTTGTCGAACACGACAAGGATTATGTCGTTACGGCTGAATTACCGGGTTTTAAGAAGGATGATATCCACGTGGACTACCGCGATAATACGTTGCGGATCACCGGGAAGTCCGAAGTTAGCCAAGCTGCCAAGGATGACGACGGCCGGATCTTGCGGCAAGAACGTCACAGCCAAAATGTGGCACGTTCCTTCTACCTGCCAAACATTGACTTGAAGCAAGTTAAGGCTGGCTTTACCGATGGGGTCTTGACGTTGACCTTGCCAAAGCAAGCTGATGTTGCGGATCATCACGAAATCAATATCGACTAA
- a CDS encoding cation-translocating P-type ATPase, with the protein MTDRYLPPLDQGLTQDEVQQRAAAGLKNDPLPPLTRSVKQIFRDNLLTLFNLINVLLGGLVLFTGSYKNLLFLGVVVFNTGIGIFQEIRSKRQVDKLALLSEGKLDVLREGQLTPRHQDEIVQDDLLAIGRGDQLPVDGLIRETAGMEVDESQITGESTPIVKNTNDQLVSGSVILGGKAIVQATTVGSGSFVKQLAHSAKQKRRSASQLLLIINRIIKVLTFAIIPLGAGLFISALMRGQDQNRAILGTVASMVGMIPEGLVLLTSVALAAGAFTLGRRHVLVRELPAIEALARVDVLCLDKTGTITNGKLVLENVEALSDQSPERLNTILAQLVAATGDDNETATAIKTALGTPTVDASQVLPFSSGRKWSGAQLADGAYVMGAPEFIFETVPVTIQRRIHTLAAQGYRVLLLAKVAALTTPKPTDPQALGLILITDELRPRAKDTFNFFANQDVALKVISGDNPVTVASIADRAGIAGAKRLVDMSQVGAEPDYDQLVATYNVFGRVTPQQKQGLIKAYQTAGHTVAMTGDGVNDLLALRQSDCSIAMASGSEATKSLADFVLVDSNFDAMINVLNEGRRVINNIERVASLYLIKTMYSVVLTLIFIFMSRSYPFEPIQLTPISSLMVGIPTFFLALQPNYARIADRFMKQVMEIAAPAAVCVVGYILVIMGLGTQFSLSFATTSTLSVLMTGLISLNALIMVARPLNRFKIGLIALMAGLFAVIFLFLGPIFSLVSLINWKLALIYLPLMVSVQPVFILVQEILGKRILSRIRWR; encoded by the coding sequence ATGACAGACCGTTACCTACCGCCGTTAGACCAAGGCCTAACGCAAGACGAGGTGCAGCAACGGGCGGCGGCTGGCTTAAAGAACGACCCGTTGCCACCCCTAACGCGGAGTGTCAAACAGATTTTTCGGGATAATTTATTAACGCTATTTAACTTAATTAACGTGCTCCTGGGCGGCCTCGTGCTGTTTACGGGAAGCTATAAAAACTTATTATTCTTGGGGGTCGTGGTTTTCAACACGGGGATCGGGATCTTCCAGGAAATTCGTTCTAAACGCCAAGTCGATAAGCTAGCGCTCTTGTCGGAAGGTAAACTGGACGTCTTGCGTGAGGGCCAGCTAACACCGCGCCATCAGGATGAGATTGTGCAGGACGATCTCTTGGCCATTGGTCGGGGCGATCAGTTACCGGTGGACGGGCTCATCCGAGAGACGGCCGGCATGGAGGTCGATGAATCCCAGATTACTGGGGAGTCGACGCCAATCGTGAAGAATACGAACGATCAATTGGTTTCCGGGAGCGTCATCTTGGGGGGCAAGGCAATTGTCCAGGCGACCACGGTGGGTAGCGGTAGCTTCGTGAAGCAGTTGGCCCATTCCGCTAAGCAAAAACGGCGGTCAGCTAGCCAACTCCTGCTCATTATTAATCGAATCATCAAGGTGTTAACGTTCGCTATTATTCCGCTAGGGGCCGGACTCTTTATCTCGGCGTTGATGCGGGGGCAGGACCAAAATCGGGCCATCTTGGGGACAGTAGCCTCGATGGTGGGGATGATTCCGGAAGGCCTCGTGTTGCTGACCTCGGTCGCCTTGGCGGCGGGAGCATTTACCCTGGGCCGCCGCCACGTCCTCGTCCGGGAACTACCCGCGATTGAAGCCTTGGCGCGCGTGGACGTTCTGTGTCTGGACAAGACTGGAACGATCACGAATGGTAAATTGGTTTTGGAAAACGTCGAAGCGCTGAGCGACCAGTCGCCGGAGCGGTTGAATACCATCTTGGCGCAACTCGTTGCTGCCACGGGAGACGATAACGAAACGGCCACGGCTATCAAGACGGCGTTGGGAACGCCCACCGTGGACGCGTCGCAGGTGTTGCCGTTTTCGTCCGGTCGTAAATGGAGTGGCGCCCAACTCGCGGACGGTGCCTACGTGATGGGGGCACCGGAGTTCATCTTTGAGACGGTGCCTGTCACGATTCAGCGGCGAATTCACACGCTGGCTGCGCAGGGGTATCGGGTCTTGCTGCTGGCTAAGGTGGCGGCATTGACCACGCCCAAGCCGACCGACCCGCAAGCCCTAGGCCTCATTTTAATCACCGACGAATTACGGCCACGGGCCAAGGATACCTTTAATTTCTTTGCCAATCAGGACGTGGCCTTGAAGGTCATTTCCGGGGACAATCCGGTCACGGTGGCTAGTATTGCCGATCGGGCGGGTATCGCCGGCGCTAAGCGGTTAGTCGATATGAGTCAGGTCGGCGCTGAACCAGATTATGACCAGCTTGTCGCAACCTATAACGTCTTTGGTCGAGTCACGCCGCAACAGAAGCAGGGCCTCATCAAGGCTTATCAAACGGCGGGGCACACCGTTGCCATGACGGGAGACGGCGTGAACGATTTGCTGGCCCTACGCCAGTCGGACTGCAGTATTGCCATGGCTTCCGGGAGTGAGGCCACGAAGAGTCTGGCCGATTTTGTCCTGGTCGATTCGAACTTTGACGCGATGATTAACGTCCTCAATGAGGGGCGCCGGGTCATCAATAACATCGAGCGGGTGGCCTCGCTCTACCTGATTAAGACCATGTATTCCGTGGTTCTGACACTGATCTTTATCTTCATGAGTCGTAGCTATCCGTTCGAACCCATTCAATTAACGCCTATCTCGTCGCTCATGGTGGGGATTCCCACATTCTTCCTGGCGCTACAGCCTAACTATGCGCGGATTGCCGACCGATTTATGAAACAAGTGATGGAGATTGCCGCACCGGCCGCAGTCTGCGTGGTGGGCTATATTCTGGTGATTATGGGGCTAGGTACGCAATTTAGCCTGAGCTTCGCGACAACCTCGACGCTGAGTGTCTTAATGACTGGGTTGATCAGTCTCAATGCGTTGATTATGGTGGCCCGGCCACTCAACCGGTTCAAGATTGGTCTGATCGCACTGATGGCGGGGTTATTTGCGGTCATCTTCCTGTTCTTGGGGCCGATCTTCTCGTTGGTCAGTCTGATTAATTGGAAGTTGGCGCTGATTTACTTGCCGCTGATGGTCAGCGTGCAGCCGGTCTTTATCCTGGTGCAAGAAATCCTGGGTAAACGCATCCTCAGTCGTATTCGCTGGCGTTAG
- a CDS encoding LysM peptidoglycan-binding domain-containing protein: protein MNIKKALVTTLGTVAVVGAGLFASTQTANADTVTVKQGDSVWSLANTYNTSVNAIEKANSLANSNLIYVGQTLNVPTSTTTATTSANVASQNYSNNTANTSAQTSQSTTSQATTSYSNQASTSSNTTASTGVSGSEASAKAWIAGKESGGSYSARNGQYVGKYQLSSSYLNGDYSAANQEKVANSYVASRYGSWSAAQSFWQANGWY, encoded by the coding sequence ATGAATATCAAAAAAGCTTTAGTTACGACTTTAGGGACGGTTGCCGTAGTCGGTGCCGGTCTCTTCGCCTCAACGCAAACGGCTAACGCCGATACTGTTACGGTCAAGCAGGGGGATTCTGTTTGGTCATTAGCTAACACGTACAACACGTCAGTCAACGCCATTGAAAAGGCCAACAGCTTGGCTAACAGCAACTTGATCTACGTGGGTCAAACGTTAAACGTGCCAACCAGCACGACGACGGCCACGACGTCTGCTAACGTTGCTAGCCAAAACTACAGTAACAACACGGCCAACACTTCCGCTCAAACTAGCCAATCCACGACTAGCCAAGCAACCACTTCTTATTCCAACCAAGCTTCTACTAGCAGCAACACGACTGCTTCTACTGGCGTTTCTGGCTCTGAAGCCAGCGCTAAGGCTTGGATTGCGGGTAAAGAATCTGGTGGTTCATACTCAGCACGTAACGGCCAATACGTAGGTAAGTACCAATTGAGTTCTTCCTACCTGAACGGGGACTACTCTGCTGCCAACCAAGAGAAGGTTGCCAACAGCTACGTTGCTTCCCGTTACGGTTCTTGGTCTGCTGCCCAGTCATTCTGGCAAGCAAACGGCTGGTACTAA
- a CDS encoding glycerophosphodiester phosphodiesterase has product MRPWAFWRDATHHFFSHWGSYVTLVFLTNLVVSYLAVPLFTWLTSALMRWQHVPYVSYTNIGSLVLKHPLAIVGLVLILLAIVTLIYWQFAYLLLGITNIRRGRPQTMFNILGDTIRSLAGASPSTFLFFIGYFIVIMPFGSELFTTPLLNKAKIPAFITSYLMDNNLFAVLLGLFYIGAAYLGIRLIAVLPLMMIDHYHSREAIRLSWQRTRGHFWNYFLKIIVTLVVVSIVVAFIYAALYVGQVLFDKTHVALVAATVNLFLMEVITEFIVCYATVIFMMVILSSHDVHQTTPSMLFSFREPAKTRLRTRLLIVSGLAVISAALVGFNLIYLNGLAMSRPLTIAHRGVDNGNGVQNTIPAMVKTSREKPDYVEMDIRMTKDHQFVVMHDGNLKALAGINRKVSSLTLKQLTNITVTENGYQAKIPSFNHYLNTAIQHHQKLLIEIKTGGADTRDLPERFYRQFGARILANHEQVHTLSYTIMNRLKEEHPDLFVSYIMPYNLTFPHTRANAYTMEETTLNDTFIEQADREHKKVYAWDIDDVTSMDQMMFIGVNGVITNNLHLIQQEIKDNTDHPSYANLLLTFMNDLTLETQTQ; this is encoded by the coding sequence ATGCGACCTTGGGCCTTTTGGCGCGACGCTACCCACCATTTCTTCAGCCACTGGGGAAGTTACGTGACCTTGGTTTTCCTGACCAATCTCGTGGTCAGCTACCTCGCTGTGCCCCTCTTTACGTGGCTGACCTCAGCCTTGATGCGTTGGCAACACGTGCCCTACGTCTCTTATACCAATATCGGTTCGTTAGTCCTGAAGCACCCGCTGGCCATCGTGGGGCTCGTCTTGATCCTGCTCGCCATCGTCACCCTGATTTATTGGCAATTCGCCTATCTTCTCCTGGGCATCACCAACATTCGTCGGGGACGACCCCAAACCATGTTCAACATTCTGGGGGACACCATCCGCAGCCTCGCCGGCGCCTCGCCCAGCACCTTTCTCTTCTTTATCGGCTACTTCATCGTCATCATGCCATTTGGGAGTGAATTATTTACGACGCCTCTGCTCAACAAGGCGAAGATTCCGGCTTTCATTACGAGTTATCTGATGGACAACAACCTTTTTGCCGTTCTGCTCGGCCTCTTCTACATCGGCGCGGCCTACCTCGGAATTCGTTTGATTGCCGTCCTGCCGCTCATGATGATCGACCATTACCACAGCCGTGAGGCCATTCGCCTCAGTTGGCAGCGCACACGGGGCCATTTCTGGAACTACTTCTTAAAGATTATCGTGACGTTGGTCGTTGTCAGTATCGTGGTCGCCTTCATCTATGCCGCACTGTATGTCGGCCAGGTACTCTTCGACAAAACCCACGTGGCGTTGGTCGCCGCAACCGTCAACCTCTTCTTGATGGAAGTCATCACGGAATTCATCGTCTGCTACGCCACCGTCATCTTCATGATGGTAATTCTCAGCAGTCACGATGTCCACCAGACCACACCATCCATGCTCTTTAGCTTCCGTGAACCGGCGAAGACACGACTTCGGACGCGGCTATTGATTGTGAGCGGTCTGGCCGTGATTAGCGCCGCACTCGTTGGGTTTAACCTGATTTATTTAAACGGACTCGCCATGAGCCGGCCGCTAACCATCGCCCACCGTGGCGTGGACAACGGCAACGGCGTCCAGAACACGATTCCCGCCATGGTCAAGACCAGCCGTGAGAAACCGGACTACGTGGAAATGGACATCCGGATGACCAAGGACCACCAATTCGTGGTCATGCATGACGGTAACCTGAAGGCTCTGGCTGGCATTAATCGCAAGGTCTCATCGCTGACGCTCAAGCAGCTCACCAACATTACCGTGACCGAGAACGGTTACCAAGCCAAAATTCCCAGCTTCAATCACTATCTCAACACGGCAATCCAGCATCACCAAAAATTACTGATTGAGATTAAGACCGGGGGCGCCGACACTCGGGACCTGCCAGAACGCTTCTACCGCCAATTCGGTGCTCGCATTCTGGCCAATCATGAGCAGGTTCATACCCTAAGTTATACGATCATGAACCGACTAAAAGAAGAGCACCCCGACCTGTTCGTGAGCTACATCATGCCGTACAATCTGACCTTCCCCCATACGCGAGCCAACGCCTACACCATGGAGGAGACCACGCTCAACGACACCTTCATCGAGCAGGCGGATCGCGAACACAAAAAGGTCTACGCCTGGGACATTGACGATGTCACCAGCATGGATCAGATGATGTTCATCGGCGTCAACGGCGTCATCACGAACAACCTGCACCTGATTCAGCAGGAAATTAAAGACAACACGGACCATCCGAGCTACGCCAACCTCTTACTCACGTTTATGAATGATTTGACGTTGGAAACGCAGACTCAATAA
- a CDS encoding DUF1836 domain-containing protein translates to MADYNQYTRWENQMHKAKLPRWDDLPKFDLYMDQVTALINDILGPLGIDTITPAMINNYVKHHVILAPVKKKYQTMQLTDILMISLLKPMFQTDTVRSGIDQITAGDYPKQAYDNFIGQLEDRLHHLGEEQVQPAAKDLNEKLMQVAVDAVVARLQSEKLLHLIKRPIRKIEKK, encoded by the coding sequence ATGGCTGATTATAATCAATACACCCGCTGGGAGAACCAGATGCACAAGGCGAAGTTACCACGATGGGACGATTTACCGAAGTTTGACCTCTATATGGACCAGGTAACCGCGTTGATTAATGATATTCTGGGGCCATTGGGGATTGATACCATCACCCCGGCGATGATTAATAACTACGTGAAACACCACGTCATTTTGGCACCCGTCAAGAAGAAGTATCAGACCATGCAGTTAACGGATATTTTGATGATCAGCCTCCTGAAACCCATGTTCCAAACGGATACGGTGCGCTCGGGAATCGACCAGATCACGGCCGGCGACTATCCGAAGCAGGCCTATGACAACTTCATTGGTCAACTGGAAGACCGCCTTCATCATCTAGGCGAGGAACAGGTCCAACCAGCGGCCAAGGATCTCAACGAAAAGTTAATGCAGGTTGCGGTGGATGCCGTCGTTGCCCGCCTGCAATCCGAAAAGCTACTACACTTGATCAAGCGACCGATTCGAAAGATTGAAAAGAAGTAA
- the adhE gene encoding bifunctional acetaldehyde-CoA/alcohol dehydrogenase has protein sequence MLKNVKENPKAKKEESGETVDQMIDRLTAKAHDALCAMDDFTQEKVDHIVHQMAIAGLDKHMELAKAAYEETGRGVMEDKAVKNMFATEEIWHSIKHDKTVGIIKDDRERQLITVAEPLGILAGVTPVTNPTSTAMFKSLIAVKTRNPIIFAFHPQAQKSSVMAAKVVRDAAIAAGAPEGVIQWIDKPSLEATTALMNHPMVASVLATGGPGMVKAAYSTGKPALGVGPGNGPAYIEKTANIKRSVYDIVLSKTFDNGMVCASENSAVIDQEIYDTVKKEMEDRGVFFIKKSDEKALADAMFRPEGGVKGPIAGMSAQKIAEIAGIKVPATTKVLAAELKGVGPKFPLSQEKLSPVLSVFKAKSHEDAFKICDELLHFGGLGHTAGIHTMDDDLATEFGIKMKASRVLVNTPSAIGGIGNLYNEMIPSLTLGTGSWGKNSVSHNVSSFDLLNIKTIAKRRNNMQWIKLPRVYFEKTSVRYLDDMPGVKRVFLVTSPSMVELGYVDTVLNELKRQPDGIEYSLFSDVEPDPTTDTVNRGVAQMRTFKPDTIVALGGGSPIDAAKNMWLFYEDPNASFFGAKQKFLDIRKRTYKFHKPHKAQFVAIPTTSGTGSEVTPFSVITDSKTHVKYPLADYALTPDVAIVDSQFIQTVPKKTVAYSGLDVLTHAIESYVSAMASDYTRPWSLQAIKLVMDNLTNSYNGDVTAREEMHNASTLAGMAFANAFLGVDHSIAHKLGGEFGLPHGLAIAITLPHVIRYNFKEPTKLAMWPKYEYFRADEDYAQIARYLGLPGNTKEELKEALVKKVIDLAHSVGVTLSLKANGVDKAHFDKAVDHLAELAFEDQCTTANPKEPLVSELKQIMIDEYDGKNVEK, from the coding sequence ATGTTAAAAAACGTGAAAGAAAACCCAAAAGCTAAAAAAGAAGAAAGCGGCGAAACCGTTGACCAAATGATCGACCGTTTAACCGCTAAGGCCCACGACGCCCTGTGCGCCATGGATGACTTTACCCAAGAAAAAGTTGACCACATCGTGCACCAGATGGCGATTGCTGGTTTGGACAAGCATATGGAACTAGCCAAGGCCGCTTACGAAGAAACTGGCCGTGGCGTGATGGAAGACAAGGCCGTGAAGAACATGTTCGCCACGGAAGAAATCTGGCACTCCATCAAGCATGACAAGACGGTCGGCATCATCAAGGACGATCGCGAGCGGCAATTGATTACCGTCGCAGAACCACTGGGGATCTTGGCCGGGGTTACACCCGTCACCAACCCAACGTCGACGGCCATGTTCAAGTCGTTAATCGCCGTAAAGACGCGGAACCCGATCATCTTTGCCTTTCACCCGCAAGCACAGAAGTCTTCTGTGATGGCTGCTAAGGTAGTCCGGGATGCGGCAATCGCTGCCGGAGCACCAGAGGGCGTGATTCAATGGATCGACAAGCCTAGTCTGGAAGCAACGACCGCACTGATGAATCACCCAATGGTTGCTAGTGTCTTGGCTACCGGGGGTCCTGGCATGGTTAAGGCCGCTTACTCAACCGGGAAGCCAGCCTTAGGGGTGGGACCTGGTAACGGCCCCGCTTACATTGAGAAGACCGCCAACATCAAACGTTCCGTTTACGACATCGTATTATCGAAGACGTTCGATAACGGGATGGTCTGTGCCTCTGAAAACAGTGCCGTGATTGATCAAGAAATCTACGACACGGTTAAGAAAGAAATGGAAGATCGCGGCGTCTTCTTCATTAAGAAGAGTGACGAAAAGGCTTTGGCCGACGCCATGTTCCGGCCAGAGGGCGGTGTGAAGGGACCTATCGCTGGGATGTCCGCGCAGAAGATTGCGGAGATTGCCGGGATTAAGGTTCCCGCAACGACGAAGGTCTTGGCAGCTGAATTGAAGGGTGTGGGTCCTAAGTTCCCACTTTCCCAAGAAAAGCTGTCACCCGTCTTGTCCGTCTTCAAGGCCAAGAGCCACGAAGATGCCTTCAAGATTTGTGACGAACTTCTCCACTTTGGTGGGCTGGGTCACACGGCCGGCATCCACACGATGGACGATGATCTGGCAACCGAATTTGGAATTAAGATGAAAGCTAGCCGGGTTCTGGTGAACACGCCATCCGCCATTGGTGGGATTGGGAACCTCTACAACGAAATGATTCCTTCATTAACTTTGGGGACTGGATCATGGGGCAAGAACTCCGTTTCCCACAACGTCTCCTCATTTGACCTGTTAAACATCAAAACGATTGCAAAGCGGCGAAATAATATGCAATGGATTAAATTACCTCGAGTTTACTTTGAAAAGACGTCGGTCCGTTACCTCGATGATATGCCAGGTGTTAAGCGGGTTTTCCTGGTCACGAGTCCATCTATGGTTGAATTGGGCTACGTTGACACGGTCTTAAACGAATTGAAACGCCAACCGGATGGGATCGAATACTCACTGTTCTCTGACGTTGAACCCGATCCAACTACGGATACGGTTAACCGTGGGGTTGCGCAGATGCGGACGTTTAAGCCAGACACCATCGTGGCCTTAGGTGGGGGCTCACCAATCGATGCCGCCAAGAACATGTGGCTATTCTACGAAGATCCGAATGCTAGCTTCTTTGGGGCCAAGCAAAAGTTCTTGGATATTCGTAAGCGGACCTACAAGTTCCACAAGCCACACAAGGCCCAATTCGTGGCCATTCCGACGACTTCCGGGACCGGTTCAGAAGTGACGCCGTTCTCCGTTATCACGGATTCCAAGACGCACGTGAAGTACCCACTGGCCGACTACGCCTTGACGCCAGACGTTGCGATTGTGGATTCTCAATTTATCCAAACGGTACCGAAGAAGACGGTGGCTTACTCTGGGTTGGATGTCTTGACGCACGCCATCGAATCCTACGTTTCGGCAATGGCTTCCGATTACACGCGGCCATGGTCCTTACAAGCTATCAAGCTGGTGATGGACAACCTGACCAACTCCTACAATGGGGATGTGACAGCACGTGAAGAAATGCATAACGCTTCAACGCTGGCTGGGATGGCATTTGCCAACGCCTTTCTGGGAGTAGACCACTCCATCGCCCACAAATTAGGTGGTGAATTCGGACTGCCTCATGGTTTGGCGATTGCCATTACCTTGCCGCACGTTATCCGGTACAACTTCAAGGAACCAACGAAGCTGGCGATGTGGCCGAAGTACGAGTACTTCCGTGCCGACGAAGATTACGCGCAAATTGCCCGTTACCTCGGCTTGCCAGGGAACACCAAGGAAGAATTGAAGGAGGCCTTAGTCAAGAAGGTGATTGACCTGGCCCATTCAGTTGGCGTGACTCTGAGCTTGAAGGCTAACGGTGTGGACAAGGCCCACTTCGATAAGGCCGTTGATCACTTGGCAGAATTGGCCTTTGAAGACCAATGCACGACTGCTAACCCGAAGGAACCATTAGTTTCAGAATTGAAACAGATTATGATTGATGAATATGACGGGAAAAACGTTGAAAAATAA
- a CDS encoding aldo/keto reductase: MTLTSLADTLKLADGHEIPGFGFGTYLISDQAAMDTTIKTAWVQGYRLFDTAMLYRNEDLLGESLRRLEIPRQELYLTTKVAEEVQGYDQTLKSVEGSLKRLGLDYLDLLLVHWPVREHFFDTWRAFEKLKADGKVKSIGVSNYTAAHLDLLATKAQEMPVIDQVEYHPYLNQLALLAYNQEHHIITEAWSPLGRRAVLGDPMIAKIGHHHDKTVAQVILRWELQHGILPIPKSQHAERIAENAQVFDFTLSTDEMSMIDLLNKYQRTGNEPEIVYETGKQY; encoded by the coding sequence ATGACACTTACTAGTCTTGCAGATACGCTTAAACTCGCCGATGGCCACGAGATTCCCGGCTTCGGCTTTGGGACTTACCTCATCAGTGACCAAGCAGCCATGGATACCACCATTAAGACGGCTTGGGTTCAGGGCTACCGGCTATTTGATACCGCCATGCTCTATCGCAACGAGGATCTTTTGGGCGAAAGCCTACGCCGCCTTGAGATTCCACGTCAGGAACTCTATCTGACGACCAAGGTCGCCGAAGAGGTCCAGGGTTACGACCAAACGTTAAAATCCGTCGAAGGCTCGCTGAAACGCTTGGGCTTAGATTATCTGGATCTCTTGTTGGTTCACTGGCCAGTTCGCGAACACTTCTTCGACACCTGGCGCGCCTTTGAAAAGCTCAAGGCGGATGGCAAGGTAAAGTCCATCGGGGTCTCGAACTACACCGCCGCGCACTTAGACCTGCTGGCCACCAAGGCTCAGGAAATGCCCGTAATTGACCAAGTGGAATATCATCCCTACCTCAATCAGCTAGCCCTGCTGGCCTACAATCAGGAGCATCACATCATCACCGAAGCCTGGAGTCCGCTGGGGCGGCGTGCGGTGCTGGGAGATCCCATGATTGCTAAGATTGGCCACCACCACGACAAGACCGTCGCACAGGTCATTCTCCGCTGGGAACTGCAACACGGGATCTTACCGATTCCCAAGTCCCAACACGCCGAACGTATTGCGGAAAACGCGCAGGTCTTTGATTTCACATTGAGCACAGATGAAATGTCCATGATCGACCTATTAAACAAGTATCAACGCACGGGAAACGAACCGGAAATTGTGTACGAAACCGGCAAACAATATTAA
- a CDS encoding LysM peptidoglycan-binding domain-containing protein, with product MNIKKVLVSTLGTAAVLGAGLFAGTTSANADVRVTVKSGDTVAKIANQYSSSVSSIEKANSLKNVNLIYVGESLVVPSSTSTTATTTQSAQTTTPSTSTTTAAANTTSNYSQNTTSSASTGTSSASTSTASTTSSDSSSAKAWIANKESGGSYTASNGNYYGKYQLSKSYLNGDYSAANQEKVANSYVSSRYGSWAAAKAFWQANGWY from the coding sequence ATGAATATCAAAAAAGTTTTAGTTTCTACTTTAGGTACTGCTGCAGTGTTAGGCGCCGGATTATTTGCTGGCACCACTTCCGCTAACGCCGACGTCCGGGTAACGGTGAAGTCGGGAGACACTGTCGCAAAGATTGCTAACCAATACAGTTCTAGTGTTTCTTCAATCGAAAAGGCCAACAGTTTAAAGAACGTCAACTTGATTTACGTCGGCGAATCCTTAGTGGTTCCTAGTTCTACTAGCACCACTGCTACGACGACGCAATCAGCACAAACCACGACGCCAAGTACCTCAACGACGACGGCTGCTGCGAACACGACCAGCAACTACAGTCAAAACACCACGTCTTCAGCTTCAACAGGGACGAGTTCTGCCTCAACGAGCACGGCGTCAACGACCAGCTCTGACTCTTCTTCAGCCAAGGCTTGGATCGCTAATAAGGAATCCGGTGGCTCTTACACCGCTTCTAACGGTAACTACTACGGTAAGTACCAATTAAGCAAGTCTTACCTGAACGGTGATTACTCCGCAGCTAACCAGGAAAAGGTGGCCAACTCTTACGTTAGCTCCCGTTACGGTTCATGGGCAGCTGCCAAGGCCTTCTGGCAAGCAAACGGCTGGTACTAA